Proteins encoded in a region of the Synechococcus sp. BIOS-U3-1 genome:
- a CDS encoding LmeA family phospholipid-binding protein, translating into MPQTSSGPVLQLLASGLQRWIRNQCDSVDELNLALQGSAIELLRGRLKGVSLEARRVSFEQLPLLRAELQSGALKTVFRPGQPTQPVQLQDPFSIQGEVVLSGTDLNKALATDRWRWLADLLAEQLMGLTPLRSLAIDNDRLVLTADVITGTDPVQRSFLLCADQGTIRVNHCDAEGQLFLPMDPSITISDARLQGGQLVIKGNATVHP; encoded by the coding sequence ATGCCCCAGACCAGCTCCGGCCCCGTTCTCCAGCTCCTGGCCAGTGGTCTTCAACGCTGGATTCGCAACCAATGCGACTCCGTTGACGAGTTGAACCTGGCTCTTCAGGGGTCCGCCATCGAGCTGCTGCGAGGTCGTTTGAAAGGTGTCTCGCTCGAGGCTCGCAGGGTGAGTTTTGAGCAGCTGCCACTCCTGCGTGCCGAATTGCAATCAGGCGCGCTGAAAACTGTGTTCCGTCCTGGTCAACCCACCCAGCCGGTGCAACTCCAGGATCCTTTCAGTATCCAAGGGGAGGTGGTGCTGAGCGGAACGGATCTGAACAAGGCTCTGGCAACCGATCGCTGGCGATGGTTGGCGGATCTACTAGCTGAACAGCTGATGGGCCTGACGCCATTGCGGTCACTGGCGATCGACAACGACCGCTTGGTGCTCACCGCGGATGTCATTACAGGCACAGATCCGGTGCAGCGCAGCTTTTTACTTTGTGCGGATCAGGGGACAATCAGAGTGAACCACTGCGATGCGGAAGGACAACTTTTTCTGCCAATGGATCCCTCGATCACAATTAGTGATGCCCGATTGCAGGGAGGTCAGCTGGTGATCAAGGGCAACGCCACGGTTCACCCCTGA
- a CDS encoding ABC1 kinase family protein, which translates to MEYLRYDHGRDARWLLLRPWVWVPRVIQISWTLLGLLLSLLLRGNSKDSRVQRNLARTLLRTLTNLGPCFIKVGQALSTRPDLIRRDWLDELTRLQDDLPSFDHGIALQTIEEELSAPIEELFEEFPESPIAAASLGQVYKARVAPQKWVAVKVQRPNLTFILRRDMVLIRSLSVLVAPLLPLNLGFGLGEIIDEFGSSLFEEIDYCCEADNCKHFSRLFAGNPAVTIPDVYDELSSRRVLTTSWIQGTKLRDPQELKSQRLDPAALIRTGVISGLQQLLEFGYFHADPHPGNLFALPGRSGDLGHVAYVDFGMMDSISDQDRLTLTGAVVHLINHEFDAVASDFQKLGFLAPDADLTPIIPALEDVFGGSLGDSVGSFNFKAITDRFSELMYDYPFRVPARFALIIRAVVSQEGLALRLDPDFRIIAVAYPYVAKRLLAGDTREMREKLLEVIFDQQGSLRIERLENLLDVVSNESSLQSNSDLLPVAGAGLRLLLSKDGGDLRQRLLLTLIKDDRLNISDLKELTTLMRKTFGPRQIAEGVMQRLNPLAA; encoded by the coding sequence GTGGAATATCTTCGCTACGACCACGGCAGAGATGCTCGATGGCTCTTGTTGCGCCCATGGGTCTGGGTACCAAGGGTCATACAGATCTCCTGGACGCTTTTAGGCCTTTTGCTAAGCCTGCTGCTCCGAGGAAACAGTAAGGATTCTCGAGTCCAGCGCAATCTGGCGCGCACTCTCCTGCGCACGTTGACCAACCTTGGTCCTTGCTTCATCAAAGTGGGCCAGGCTCTCTCCACTCGGCCTGATTTGATCCGTCGCGACTGGTTGGATGAGCTGACGCGTCTTCAGGATGATTTGCCGTCCTTCGACCATGGCATCGCTCTACAAACAATTGAAGAGGAACTGAGTGCACCTATCGAAGAGTTGTTTGAGGAGTTTCCTGAATCGCCGATAGCAGCTGCCAGCCTCGGACAGGTCTACAAAGCTCGGGTTGCCCCCCAGAAGTGGGTTGCCGTCAAAGTTCAACGCCCAAATCTCACATTCATATTGCGGCGCGACATGGTACTGATACGCAGTCTCAGCGTTTTAGTCGCTCCGCTCTTGCCGCTGAACCTGGGGTTTGGGCTTGGTGAAATTATCGATGAATTCGGAAGCAGCCTGTTCGAAGAAATTGACTACTGCTGCGAAGCGGACAATTGCAAGCACTTTTCGAGGTTATTCGCGGGCAATCCTGCGGTCACTATCCCTGATGTTTACGACGAGCTCTCAAGCCGTCGCGTTTTAACCACTAGCTGGATCCAGGGCACCAAACTGCGCGATCCTCAAGAGCTCAAATCACAGCGCCTCGATCCAGCGGCTCTGATCCGAACAGGCGTGATCAGCGGACTCCAACAACTTCTGGAATTTGGTTATTTCCATGCCGACCCCCATCCAGGCAACCTCTTCGCTCTTCCAGGACGCAGTGGCGATCTAGGCCATGTGGCCTACGTGGATTTTGGAATGATGGATTCCATCAGCGACCAGGATCGACTCACCCTTACAGGCGCAGTTGTTCATCTGATTAATCACGAATTTGATGCTGTCGCCAGCGATTTTCAAAAGCTCGGCTTCTTGGCACCAGACGCTGATCTGACACCGATCATTCCCGCATTGGAAGACGTCTTTGGAGGAAGCCTTGGAGATTCAGTGGGATCTTTCAATTTCAAAGCAATCACGGACCGTTTTTCGGAGCTGATGTACGACTACCCCTTCCGGGTCCCTGCACGCTTCGCCCTGATCATCCGTGCAGTGGTGAGCCAAGAAGGTCTTGCCCTAAGGCTGGATCCCGATTTCCGCATTATCGCTGTGGCCTATCCGTACGTCGCCAAGCGACTGCTTGCGGGTGACACTCGAGAAATGAGGGAAAAGCTCTTGGAAGTGATCTTCGACCAACAGGGAAGTCTGCGGATCGAACGCTTAGAGAATTTGTTGGACGTTGTTAGCAATGAGTCCAGCCTCCAAAGCAACAGTGATTTGCTGCCAGTAGCTGGTGCAGGTTTGCGTTTGTTGCTCAGTAAGGACGGAGGTGATCTGCGTCAGCGCCTCCTACTGACCTTGATCAAAGATGACCGCCTGAACATCTCAGATCTGAAGGAGCTGACCACGCTGATGAGAAAAACCTTTGGACCTCGACAGATCGCAGAAGGTGTGATGCAACGCCTGAATCCACTGGCAGCCTGA
- a CDS encoding iron-containing alcohol dehydrogenase family protein has translation MTQTASSKSHISVHCIAPAQVIRGSGAWMEAQKPIARLFRNPLLLGRSESTQSIRSRLCCDLNQSGLRVFQQNLEHDCCELDLQRLQNDFKRQSCDGVIAAGGGKVLDSGKLLADRLDVPCVTVPLSAATCAGWTALSNLYSPNGAFERDQGLKRCPDLLVFDHELVLKAPQRTLASGIADALAKWYEASVSSGASRDGVIQQAVQMARVLRDQLLIDSMEAIQAPGGEAWKRVVDACGLTAGVIGGLGGARCRTVAAHAVHNGLTQLDACHSVLHGEKVGFGVLVQLRLEERLGGNQLAAQAHRQLLPLLRELGLPVCLDDLGLGHASLNQLQQVCQFACREGSDLHHLPFEVTPGALMEALVGAAETSPVFP, from the coding sequence ATGACCCAGACAGCCTCTAGCAAAAGTCATATCTCAGTTCATTGCATCGCTCCCGCCCAGGTCATTCGTGGGTCGGGAGCTTGGATGGAAGCTCAGAAGCCAATTGCGAGGCTCTTTCGCAATCCGCTACTTCTAGGGAGAAGCGAGTCCACACAATCAATTCGATCCCGACTCTGTTGTGATCTGAACCAAAGTGGGTTGCGAGTTTTTCAGCAGAACCTCGAGCACGATTGCTGCGAACTCGATCTTCAAAGACTTCAAAATGATTTCAAGAGGCAATCCTGCGACGGAGTGATTGCAGCAGGAGGAGGGAAAGTTCTCGACAGCGGCAAACTCCTGGCCGACAGACTTGATGTTCCGTGTGTGACGGTTCCATTAAGTGCGGCAACCTGCGCTGGTTGGACTGCTCTCTCGAATCTGTACAGCCCTAACGGCGCTTTTGAGCGTGATCAAGGCCTCAAACGCTGCCCCGATCTGCTCGTGTTTGATCATGAGCTAGTTCTCAAGGCGCCCCAACGCACTCTGGCAAGCGGAATCGCCGACGCGCTCGCCAAGTGGTACGAAGCATCCGTCAGCAGTGGGGCCAGCCGTGACGGGGTGATTCAGCAAGCTGTGCAAATGGCTCGCGTTCTACGTGACCAGCTGCTGATCGACAGCATGGAGGCCATTCAAGCCCCAGGGGGAGAAGCCTGGAAGCGGGTTGTGGATGCTTGCGGACTCACTGCAGGCGTTATCGGGGGGCTTGGCGGAGCTCGTTGTCGCACTGTCGCAGCTCACGCAGTTCATAACGGTTTGACTCAACTAGACGCATGCCATTCCGTTCTCCATGGAGAAAAGGTTGGCTTTGGCGTGCTCGTTCAGTTGCGCCTGGAGGAACGTCTAGGCGGCAACCAGTTAGCCGCTCAGGCCCATCGCCAACTACTGCCGCTGTTACGCGAACTGGGTCTGCCTGTCTGCCTTGACGACCTAGGACTAGGTCACGCCAGCCTGAATCAGCTGCAGCAGGTCTGCCAGTTTGCCTGCAGAGAAGGTTCTGACCTGCATCATCTTCCCTTCGAGGTCACGCCAGGCGCATTAATGGAAGCTCTTGTGGGAGCTGCTGAAACGAGCCCAGTATTCCCTTGA
- a CDS encoding phosphatidate cytidylyltransferase: MLSDVTTGKAVSKRRAADHKRLVSGLLVGLFGLVVVGLGGWWFTIALGVIVHLGLLEFFRMAQFKGMRPATKTTLVACQLLLISTQWSVNGGIASSLADAVLPLSGAAICGWLLLQPITGSIADIAASIFGLFYLGFLPSHWLRLRNLQAVDIAPLVDHVPWSWVSSGLLITLMACLMVVASDIGSYAIGRRFGHHPLSPISPAKTIEGAYGGLASAVVLGALGGALLEWPYGPFTGACLGGLVALFALVGDLTESMMKRDAGVKDSGDALPGHGGILDRIDSYLFTPAVVFYVVTLVMPVMAQ, translated from the coding sequence GTGCTTTCAGACGTCACAACCGGGAAGGCAGTTAGCAAGCGGAGAGCCGCTGATCACAAACGCCTAGTCAGCGGGTTGCTAGTGGGTCTATTCGGCCTGGTGGTGGTGGGTCTGGGTGGTTGGTGGTTCACGATTGCCCTCGGCGTGATTGTTCATTTGGGTTTGCTGGAGTTCTTCCGCATGGCCCAGTTCAAAGGCATGCGTCCAGCCACAAAAACCACACTCGTGGCTTGTCAGTTACTGCTAATCAGTACCCAGTGGTCTGTGAACGGAGGCATCGCCTCCTCTCTCGCTGATGCTGTTTTGCCTCTCTCCGGGGCTGCGATCTGTGGCTGGTTGCTGCTGCAACCCATCACCGGTTCGATTGCTGACATCGCCGCTTCCATCTTCGGTTTGTTTTATCTGGGGTTTCTTCCCAGTCACTGGCTACGCCTTCGCAACCTTCAGGCTGTAGACATTGCACCTTTGGTTGATCACGTTCCATGGAGTTGGGTCAGCTCTGGCCTGCTCATCACCCTGATGGCCTGCCTCATGGTGGTTGCGAGTGACATCGGCTCCTATGCCATCGGTCGTCGCTTCGGTCACCACCCTCTCTCTCCGATCTCCCCAGCCAAAACCATTGAAGGGGCCTATGGAGGGCTGGCTTCGGCGGTTGTGCTCGGTGCCCTTGGAGGTGCACTGCTGGAGTGGCCCTATGGACCTTTCACCGGAGCTTGTCTGGGTGGACTTGTGGCCCTCTTTGCTCTGGTGGGCGATCTCACCGAATCGATGATGAAGCGGGATGCTGGCGTGAAGGATTCCGGGGATGCCCTGCCTGGCCATGGCGGAATACTGGATCGGATCGACAGCTATCTCTTCACACCAGCGGTTGTGTTCTATGTGGTGACCCTGGTGATGCCAGTGATGGCTCAGTGA
- a CDS encoding lysine decarboxylase gives MPSLLKFLRPDRRLALHLPVHGRGAALPPRLRRLLRQSPGSWDLPELPEFGGPLESRGAVATSQRRLAEAMGVDHCWFGVNGATGLLQAGLLAMAQPGDAVLLPRNAHRCLIAACELGGVMPVFLPVPFLPDRGHPGAMSAEGLRQSLEPWPDPGRRIAGAVLVHPTYHGYSAEICALIELLHAKGLPVMVDEAHGTHLAFASGGECPMSALAAGADLVVHSLHKSAPGLAQTAVLWHRAERLELGRLQRSLARLQTTSPSALLLASCETTLDWLRSRHWTSLFEARRHDAIQLIDDLGQRGVLLHPGDDPMRLILATGEIGVSGLDADEFCMRQGVIAELPEPLCLTFCLGFARHRGLAKRLARLWQCLALEGDGVPLSAIPNPPIEGTSIPELTPDEAQRLPHCMRRLSDCVDHIAAELICPYPPGVPLLVPGERISADRCQWLQSQHQRWPDQVPGMVKVLA, from the coding sequence ATGCCGTCGCTTCTCAAGTTTCTGCGACCGGACAGACGTCTGGCATTGCATCTGCCGGTGCATGGTCGTGGCGCCGCCCTGCCGCCCCGTCTCCGACGTTTATTGCGTCAATCCCCCGGGAGCTGGGACCTGCCTGAGCTGCCGGAGTTCGGAGGTCCGCTCGAATCGCGGGGGGCAGTGGCCACAAGTCAGCGACGGCTGGCTGAAGCGATGGGCGTTGATCACTGCTGGTTTGGCGTGAACGGTGCTACGGGTCTGCTTCAGGCTGGCCTACTTGCGATGGCGCAACCTGGTGATGCTGTGCTGCTGCCTCGCAATGCCCATCGGTGTCTGATCGCTGCCTGTGAGCTGGGCGGCGTGATGCCGGTGTTTCTGCCTGTGCCGTTCCTGCCCGACCGTGGCCATCCCGGGGCGATGAGCGCTGAAGGACTCCGGCAGAGCCTGGAACCATGGCCTGATCCAGGTCGCCGAATTGCTGGCGCTGTTCTTGTTCATCCCACTTATCACGGGTATTCCGCTGAGATCTGCGCGCTGATCGAGCTTCTCCATGCGAAGGGGCTACCGGTGATGGTGGATGAAGCCCATGGCACGCATCTGGCTTTTGCCTCAGGGGGGGAATGTCCTATGTCCGCTCTTGCCGCTGGAGCCGATCTGGTGGTGCATTCCCTGCACAAATCGGCTCCGGGACTTGCGCAGACAGCGGTGCTTTGGCATCGCGCTGAACGGCTGGAGTTAGGAAGGCTGCAACGTTCTCTGGCCAGGCTTCAGACCACGAGTCCCAGTGCGCTGCTGCTGGCCTCTTGCGAGACAACCCTTGATTGGCTGCGGTCTAGGCACTGGACATCTCTGTTCGAGGCTCGTCGTCACGATGCCATTCAGCTGATTGATGATCTGGGACAGCGGGGGGTATTGCTCCACCCCGGAGATGACCCCATGCGATTGATTCTTGCCACAGGAGAGATCGGTGTAAGTGGTCTTGATGCGGATGAGTTCTGCATGCGTCAGGGGGTGATTGCTGAGTTGCCAGAGCCCCTTTGTCTCACCTTTTGTCTTGGCTTCGCACGGCATCGTGGACTGGCGAAGCGACTCGCAAGGCTCTGGCAGTGTTTGGCTCTTGAGGGTGATGGTGTCCCGCTGTCTGCCATTCCAAACCCGCCGATTGAAGGCACGTCGATTCCTGAACTCACCCCTGATGAGGCGCAACGCCTCCCCCATTGCATGCGTCGACTAAGTGATTGCGTTGATCACATCGCTGCTGAGCTGATTTGCCCTTATCCACCTGGAGTGCCTTTGCTTGTTCCTGGAGAGAGAATTTCTGCTGATCGCTGTCAATGGCTCCAGTCTCAGCATCAGAGATGGCCGGATCAAGTGCCCGGTATGGTGAAGGTCCTGGCCTGA
- a CDS encoding alpha/beta fold hydrolase translates to MKALLNSIKGELLDPKASSLADHLQWWDLPELGIDAPFPVAVIGQGPPLLLLHGFDSSFLEYRRLAPLLSQNFQLFIPDLFGFGFSPRPLDAIYGPAKVLDHLDAVLEHIPKGSPCGLIGASMGGSVAVEMARRHPQRIETLMLLAPAGLTGRPMPVPPLLDRFGAWFLSRPGVRRGLCRQAFADPDTNVGAAEEQIASLHLQCPGWAEALAAFARSGGFSGCGTPLPDQPLHVIWGDNDRILRAPQKKAAALILKDRIEQFEDCGHLPHIDQPDRVAECCLNWFQSTLSNGRPSDLIG, encoded by the coding sequence TTGAAAGCACTGCTGAATTCCATTAAAGGCGAGTTACTGGATCCCAAAGCCAGCAGTCTTGCTGACCATCTCCAGTGGTGGGACCTGCCCGAACTCGGAATTGACGCCCCCTTTCCCGTTGCTGTCATCGGGCAGGGCCCCCCTCTATTACTGCTGCACGGATTCGACAGCAGCTTCCTGGAATACCGCCGTCTAGCCCCGCTGCTGAGCCAAAACTTTCAACTGTTCATCCCCGATCTTTTCGGGTTTGGCTTCTCACCGCGGCCCCTTGATGCGATCTATGGCCCCGCAAAGGTTTTGGACCATCTCGATGCCGTGCTTGAGCACATCCCCAAAGGATCTCCGTGCGGCTTGATTGGCGCTTCGATGGGAGGTTCCGTTGCCGTGGAAATGGCCCGCCGTCACCCGCAGCGGATCGAGACATTGATGCTGCTTGCCCCTGCAGGACTCACTGGCAGACCAATGCCAGTCCCTCCTTTGCTAGATCGTTTCGGCGCCTGGTTCCTCAGTCGCCCAGGAGTGCGTCGAGGTCTTTGCCGCCAAGCCTTTGCCGATCCAGACACCAACGTTGGTGCAGCGGAAGAACAGATCGCCTCACTCCATCTGCAGTGCCCTGGCTGGGCAGAAGCACTTGCAGCTTTTGCACGCAGCGGAGGGTTTTCAGGTTGCGGCACACCGCTCCCCGATCAGCCCCTGCATGTGATCTGGGGAGACAATGACAGGATCCTCAGGGCTCCGCAGAAGAAAGCAGCGGCTCTGATTCTTAAAGACCGGATTGAACAGTTCGAGGATTGCGGTCATCTGCCACACATCGATCAGCCCGATCGGGTTGCCGAATGCTGTCTCAACTGGTTCCAATCCACGCTGTCGAATGGTCGTCCATCGGACCTCATCGGATGA
- a CDS encoding response regulator transcription factor — translation MTSAIISSATTQNTISAAHLLVVEDDTTIRETVKEALSAEGFEVSACGDGSEALTMLTGPQADSIDALVLDLMLPGLGGLDLCRELRKLNNTTPILVISARDSETDRVLGLEVGADDYLVKPFGLRELVARCRALLRRSQRINPKPTDRDDVIEHANLCLYSQECRVTRDDKDLSLAPKEYKILELLMRNPRRVWSRDQLLEQIWGIDFVGDTKTVDVHIRWLREKIEAIPSSPDHIRTVRGFGYRFG, via the coding sequence GTGACCTCCGCGATTATCAGCAGCGCCACCACCCAAAACACCATCAGTGCTGCTCACCTTCTGGTGGTTGAAGACGACACGACAATCAGAGAAACCGTGAAGGAGGCACTCAGTGCCGAAGGTTTTGAAGTGAGCGCTTGCGGAGATGGGAGCGAGGCCCTAACCATGCTCACCGGACCGCAGGCAGACAGCATTGATGCGCTGGTCTTGGATCTGATGCTTCCAGGGCTGGGTGGATTAGACCTCTGCCGTGAGCTCAGGAAACTCAACAACACCACCCCGATCCTTGTGATCAGCGCCAGGGACAGCGAAACCGATCGAGTCCTCGGCCTCGAGGTGGGTGCCGATGACTATCTGGTCAAACCATTTGGGCTCAGAGAGCTGGTGGCCCGATGCCGCGCCCTGCTGCGACGCTCCCAACGAATTAACCCGAAACCCACAGATAGAGACGACGTCATTGAACATGCCAACCTCTGTCTTTACTCCCAGGAATGCCGTGTGACACGGGATGACAAGGATCTCAGCCTTGCCCCCAAGGAATACAAGATCCTGGAACTGCTGATGCGGAACCCGAGGCGTGTCTGGAGCCGTGATCAGCTCCTGGAACAGATCTGGGGCATCGACTTCGTCGGAGACACCAAAACCGTCGACGTCCACATCCGCTGGCTGCGGGAGAAGATCGAGGCCATTCCATCCTCTCCAGACCACATCCGAACGGTGCGTGGATTCGGATACCGCTTCGGCTGA
- a CDS encoding RpoD/SigA family RNA polymerase sigma factor, translated as MSPLSLLPDADLVRSYLRDIGRVPLLSHQQEITLGRQVQELMVIEAQEAELSDQRGGEMVPPAELAKAVGLSAAQLKRKLQAGRRAKERMVAANLRLVVSVAKKYTKRNMELLDLIQEGTIGLVRGVEKFDPTRGYKFSTYAYWWIRQGITRAIAEKSRTIRLPIHITEMLNKLKKGQRELSQELGRTPSVTELAVFVELPEEEVKELMCRARQPVSLEMKVGDGDDTELLDLLAGDGELPSEQVEGECLKGDLGDLLSQLPELQERVLRMRYGMDGEDPMSLRAIAKSLKMSRDRTRKLEREGLEMLRRGDVQLEAYVLA; from the coding sequence ATGTCGCCCTTGTCCCTGCTACCTGATGCGGACCTGGTCCGTTCCTACTTGCGTGACATCGGTCGTGTGCCGCTGCTGAGCCATCAGCAAGAGATCACCCTGGGCCGTCAAGTGCAGGAACTGATGGTGATCGAGGCTCAAGAAGCCGAGCTAAGCGATCAGCGTGGTGGAGAAATGGTGCCTCCAGCTGAACTCGCCAAAGCCGTCGGGCTGAGTGCAGCGCAGCTCAAGCGCAAATTGCAGGCAGGACGCCGCGCTAAGGAGCGGATGGTGGCGGCCAATCTGCGGCTGGTGGTGAGTGTTGCCAAGAAGTACACCAAGCGGAATATGGAACTGCTGGATCTGATCCAGGAGGGAACAATCGGTCTGGTGCGTGGTGTGGAGAAGTTTGACCCAACACGCGGCTACAAGTTCAGCACCTACGCGTACTGGTGGATCCGTCAGGGGATCACGCGTGCGATTGCGGAGAAGAGCCGGACGATCCGGTTGCCGATTCACATCACGGAGATGCTGAACAAACTGAAGAAAGGCCAGCGTGAATTGAGTCAGGAGCTGGGACGGACGCCATCGGTGACCGAACTGGCGGTTTTTGTGGAGCTGCCTGAAGAAGAGGTGAAGGAACTGATGTGCCGTGCGCGTCAGCCCGTGAGCCTGGAAATGAAGGTGGGCGACGGAGATGACACCGAATTATTGGATCTACTGGCGGGTGATGGCGAGCTGCCAAGCGAACAGGTGGAAGGAGAGTGCCTGAAGGGAGATCTGGGAGATCTACTGAGTCAGCTGCCGGAACTGCAGGAACGTGTGCTGCGGATGCGATATGGGATGGACGGAGAGGACCCGATGAGCCTCAGGGCGATTGCAAAATCGCTGAAAATGAGTCGTGATCGAACCCGCAAACTTGAGCGCGAAGGCCTGGAAATGCTGCGCAGGGGTGATGTGCAACTCGAAGCTTACGTATTGGCCTGA
- a CDS encoding sensor histidine kinase has translation MRVGTRRHSAQISPVLSGHSLSTAQLLAWIDAATQGWLVLTPDLTIGFINSRAERLLQFSSNLLVRGQALDDVLRVPQLEEAIVSVRYQQRPQRCEWEQKGVPLEAIVLPGSDEWLLVLLQNRQSLEAQQQQQERWVSDVAHELKTPLTALMLVSDRLETAVSATDGILVERLQKELRRLQFMVEDLLELSRLENILPHEQGSYSPVNLEALVEAAWTSIRPLADQRGVTLSLKTQEPGPLLGDQRRLHRAVLNLLDNALRFSPPGSDVDVKILPSGGWWLVCVRDHGPGLSESDLSNMFQRFYRGDPSRARSNQSGSGLGLAIVQQIAVNHGGRVQARNHPDGGTSIELLLPRSDR, from the coding sequence CTGCGGGTCGGTACGCGACGGCATTCAGCACAGATCTCCCCGGTGTTGTCCGGTCACTCGCTGAGTACTGCGCAACTACTGGCTTGGATCGATGCCGCCACCCAGGGATGGCTTGTTCTCACACCAGATCTGACGATTGGGTTCATCAACTCAAGAGCGGAACGGCTGCTGCAGTTCTCAAGCAATCTGCTTGTGCGTGGACAGGCGCTCGATGACGTTCTCAGGGTGCCTCAGCTCGAAGAGGCGATCGTCAGCGTCCGTTATCAACAAAGACCTCAACGCTGTGAATGGGAACAGAAGGGTGTGCCTCTCGAAGCCATCGTTCTGCCTGGCTCGGACGAGTGGTTACTGGTACTCCTCCAGAACAGACAATCTCTAGAAGCACAGCAGCAGCAACAAGAACGCTGGGTGAGCGATGTCGCCCATGAATTGAAAACCCCACTCACGGCCCTAATGCTCGTGAGCGATCGACTGGAAACCGCGGTATCAGCTACTGACGGCATTCTTGTGGAGCGTCTGCAGAAAGAACTGAGACGTTTGCAATTCATGGTGGAGGATTTGCTAGAGCTCTCCCGGCTGGAGAACATCCTTCCGCATGAGCAGGGCAGCTACTCGCCGGTCAATCTTGAAGCGCTAGTGGAGGCCGCCTGGACCAGCATTCGTCCGCTTGCAGATCAGCGAGGAGTGACGCTATCCCTCAAGACCCAAGAGCCAGGGCCACTTCTTGGAGATCAACGCCGATTGCATCGAGCTGTCCTCAATTTGCTCGACAACGCCTTGCGCTTCTCCCCTCCGGGAAGCGACGTTGACGTCAAGATCCTCCCCAGTGGTGGCTGGTGGTTGGTCTGCGTCCGGGACCATGGCCCGGGGCTGAGTGAAAGTGATCTCAGCAACATGTTCCAGCGCTTTTACCGCGGCGACCCATCCCGTGCCCGTTCCAACCAAAGTGGCAGTGGCCTTGGACTGGCCATCGTCCAGCAAATCGCCGTAAATCATGGAGGCCGGGTTCAAGCCAGGAATCACCCTGACGGAGGCACATCAATTGAGCTGTTGCTACCGCGCAGTGACCGTTAG